A genomic region of Chryseobacterium sp. KACC 21268 contains the following coding sequences:
- a CDS encoding tRNA-(ms[2]io[6]A)-hydroxylase, with product MFRLKLLTDPRWANIAEDNLEEILTDHAWCEQKAATNAIGLITMVPEHTEMVTELLAIAQEELDHFNQVHEIIKKRGGVLGRTRKDDYVNDLIKFLVKGGHRDEQIIDKMLFAAMIEARSCERFKVLTENIKDEELKQFYHDLMVSEANHYTTFIGFARQLGNPEKVNKRWEEWLEYEANIMKSYGNKENIHG from the coding sequence ATGTTCCGTCTAAAACTTCTTACAGACCCACGTTGGGCAAACATTGCCGAAGATAACTTGGAAGAAATCCTAACCGATCACGCTTGGTGTGAGCAAAAAGCAGCAACCAATGCCATTGGCCTGATCACAATGGTTCCAGAGCACACAGAAATGGTGACCGAACTTTTGGCCATTGCGCAGGAAGAGTTGGACCACTTCAACCAAGTTCACGAGATCATCAAAAAAAGAGGTGGTGTTTTGGGAAGAACACGCAAAGACGATTATGTGAATGACCTAATTAAATTCCTAGTAAAAGGTGGACATCGCGACGAGCAGATTATCGACAAAATGCTTTTCGCAGCAATGATCGAAGCCAGAAGCTGTGAACGTTTCAAAGTATTGACAGAAAATATCAAGGACGAGGAACTGAAGCAATTCTACCACGACCTGATGGTTTCCGAAGCCAATCATTATACAACTTTCATCGGTTTCGCAAGACAATTAGGCAATCCGGAAAAAGTGAACAAACGTTGGGAAGAATGGCTGGA
- a CDS encoding rhomboid family intramembrane serine protease: MFPQITPVTRNIIILNVIFFVATFLLRYANIDLSPLLAGYFPLSPNFNSWQIITHMFMHGGIMHIVFNMFTLYSFGPVLEQVLGQKKFIILYFAAGLGGFLLFNLWNYYEVSQLTNYLTSQGFDIHEIYKTVDTTQIQYYPQFSDKEGIDSSARELFAILKTPMVGASGAIFGIIAAFSTLFPDAKLMFMFIPFPIKAKYLTPIIIAVSIFLGLRQFSGDNIAHFAHLGGALIGYLFVANWKKNRDRIQ; this comes from the coding sequence ATGTTTCCTCAAATAACACCAGTGACGCGAAATATCATCATTCTGAATGTGATTTTTTTCGTGGCAACTTTTCTACTTCGATACGCTAATATTGATTTAAGTCCTTTGCTGGCAGGATATTTCCCCCTGTCTCCGAATTTCAATTCTTGGCAAATCATCACGCATATGTTTATGCACGGTGGCATTATGCATATTGTTTTCAATATGTTTACGCTTTATAGTTTTGGGCCAGTTTTGGAACAGGTTTTAGGACAGAAGAAATTCATTATTTTATACTTCGCTGCAGGTTTAGGCGGTTTCCTTCTATTCAATTTATGGAATTATTATGAGGTAAGTCAACTTACAAATTATCTTACATCTCAAGGATTTGATATTCACGAAATCTATAAGACCGTGGACACTACTCAAATACAATATTACCCACAGTTTTCTGATAAAGAAGGTATTGACAGTTCTGCTAGAGAACTTTTTGCTATTTTAAAAACCCCAATGGTCGGCGCATCGGGTGCAATTTTCGGAATCATTGCTGCATTTTCCACATTGTTTCCGGATGCAAAACTGATGTTTATGTTCATCCCATTTCCTATCAAGGCAAAATATCTGACACCAATCATCATAGCTGTTTCGATATTTTTGGGATTAAGACAATTCAGTGGTGATAATATTGCACATTTTGCACATCTTGGAGGCGCATTGATTGGTTATCTATTTGTAGCTAACTGGAAGAAAAATCGAGACAGAATACAATAG
- the mutL gene encoding DNA mismatch repair endonuclease MutL — translation MSDIIQLLPDHVANQIAAGEVVQRPASIVKELLENSVDAGSNKIQLIIRDAGKNLLQVVDNGIGMSETDARLAFERHATSKIRSTEDIFKIATKGFRGEALASIAAVAQVELKTKQKDSPVGTNIYIEGGLFQFQDPIQTVEGSNFSVKNLFYNVPARRKFLKNDNVEFRHIIDEFQRVALAHESIEFEMFHNDEPVFKLRKGGQMQRIVDVFGRKLQPLLIPIKEDLGWVHLHGYVAKPEGAKKTRGEQFFFVNGRFFRSAYLSKAVQEAFEGLLQPGYIPSFFLYLEMDPEKIDVNIHPQKTEVKFEDEALIFALVRSTIKRSLGIYNVAPSLDFERDPKMEAFFAPSKSTYSAPSPSAINVDRDFNPFSVEKTTDEERINLAELYQATEAAPSKINLFEDDDLDEDLFRLPNGYWLLNKDGLTYMLDLGRMHRVIMSSHQENLPTKKAGQSLLFSLEYHLNEIEKNKYKSIKKYLPDFGFEMTLAQENVLRIETVPEALKESQVIKFLEKIFEVLEYRTEDEFSKYFEYQWIKLKTKSKFDFIYKTEVEQLVKDFIDLGFPQYTVNGKKCWMEVPFDDFKNKF, via the coding sequence ATGTCAGATATCATTCAGCTTTTACCGGATCACGTTGCCAATCAGATTGCTGCTGGGGAAGTGGTACAGAGGCCAGCCTCCATTGTGAAGGAACTTTTGGAGAATTCTGTGGATGCAGGTTCGAATAAAATCCAACTTATCATTCGTGACGCTGGGAAAAATCTGCTTCAGGTGGTGGACAACGGTATTGGAATGTCTGAGACTGATGCGCGATTAGCTTTTGAGCGCCACGCCACTTCAAAAATCCGCTCAACTGAAGATATTTTCAAGATCGCGACCAAGGGTTTTCGTGGAGAGGCTTTGGCATCCATCGCCGCTGTTGCGCAAGTGGAGCTTAAAACGAAACAAAAAGATTCACCTGTTGGGACGAATATCTATATCGAAGGTGGACTTTTCCAATTTCAAGATCCGATTCAAACCGTTGAAGGTTCTAACTTTTCGGTGAAAAATTTATTTTACAATGTTCCTGCAAGAAGGAAATTCCTTAAGAATGACAATGTAGAATTTCGTCACATCATTGATGAATTTCAGCGGGTTGCTTTGGCTCACGAAAGTATCGAGTTTGAAATGTTTCATAATGACGAGCCGGTTTTCAAACTGAGAAAAGGCGGTCAAATGCAAAGGATCGTGGATGTTTTCGGGCGAAAGTTGCAACCACTTTTGATTCCGATCAAGGAAGATCTTGGCTGGGTTCATTTGCACGGCTATGTGGCGAAACCGGAAGGCGCTAAAAAAACACGAGGCGAACAATTCTTCTTTGTGAATGGCAGATTTTTCCGAAGCGCTTATCTCAGCAAAGCCGTTCAGGAAGCATTTGAAGGACTTTTGCAGCCTGGTTACATTCCGTCATTTTTTCTTTATCTGGAAATGGATCCGGAGAAAATCGATGTTAATATTCATCCTCAAAAAACAGAAGTCAAGTTTGAAGACGAAGCGTTGATCTTCGCTTTGGTAAGATCCACCATCAAACGTTCTTTGGGAATTTACAATGTTGCGCCAAGTTTGGACTTTGAAAGAGACCCGAAAATGGAAGCTTTTTTCGCACCAAGCAAAAGTACTTACAGCGCACCATCGCCATCTGCGATTAATGTTGACCGAGATTTCAATCCATTTTCTGTGGAAAAAACAACGGATGAAGAGCGGATCAATCTGGCCGAACTTTACCAAGCTACAGAAGCTGCACCATCAAAAATCAATCTTTTCGAAGATGACGATCTGGACGAAGACCTTTTCCGATTGCCAAACGGTTATTGGCTTCTTAATAAAGATGGATTGACGTATATGTTGGATCTTGGGAGAATGCACCGCGTGATTATGTCTTCGCATCAGGAAAATCTGCCAACGAAAAAAGCAGGTCAAAGTCTGTTGTTTTCTTTAGAATATCATTTGAATGAGATCGAGAAAAATAAATACAAATCCATCAAAAAATATCTGCCGGATTTTGGTTTCGAAATGACCTTGGCTCAAGAAAATGTCCTAAGAATTGAAACAGTTCCGGAAGCTTTGAAGGAATCTCAGGTCATCAAATTCCTGGAAAAGATTTTCGAAGTTTTGGAATACCGAACCGAAGATGAGTTCTCCAAATATTTTGAATATCAATGGATTAAGCTTAAAACAAAATCCAAATTTGATTTTATTTATAAGACTGAGGTCGAGCAATTGGTAAAAGATTTCATCGATCTTGGTTTCCCACAATATACCGTGAATGGTAAAAAATGTTGGATGGAAGTTCCATTTGACGATTTTAAAAACAAATTTTAA
- a CDS encoding acyltransferase family protein yields MQRDLYIDFAKGLATISIIFIHTAFWSGQFYIPTEVRVFSLVFDVALFYALSGITSGNNIEKTLYRLLKLQITYMIFVTFLFFLDYFFKVFGLNFFSFEWLKDFYSTFGTKYVPSSISSEPQWQVLGNWYLHEYSNCDTFPVVMGSFWYLKVYYILTVLGVLILKFFPKHINWFIGLCVVLTLIFNIFPHYYPNGQGGYVAFYMAVFLIGNRMKGKKISTKIIPVLYGLVAIALAWMFWNYGSDIFYKINKQKFPPKIPYIIWTLFSLVTLFVFYNRLKITKPNFVTNVGQNAIFFYFAQGMSSSLIYFLVVPMKDSMSWWLLVLIIYPLNILLAFLISIGLKKVDDFGWKVLEFLRAKTASKNP; encoded by the coding sequence ATGCAAAGAGATCTCTATATTGATTTTGCCAAAGGACTGGCGACCATTTCCATTATTTTTATTCACACGGCTTTCTGGAGCGGGCAGTTTTACATTCCGACCGAGGTCCGGGTTTTTTCTTTGGTTTTTGATGTTGCCTTGTTTTATGCGCTGAGTGGAATCACTTCCGGGAATAATATTGAGAAAACATTGTACAGATTATTGAAGTTGCAGATCACGTATATGATCTTCGTGACATTTCTCTTTTTCCTCGACTACTTTTTCAAGGTTTTTGGATTGAATTTTTTCTCGTTTGAGTGGTTGAAGGATTTCTACTCAACATTCGGAACTAAGTATGTTCCAAGCAGTATTTCATCAGAACCGCAATGGCAGGTTTTGGGAAATTGGTATTTGCACGAGTATTCCAATTGTGATACTTTTCCTGTGGTGATGGGAAGTTTTTGGTATTTGAAAGTCTATTATATTCTGACGGTTTTGGGCGTATTGATTTTAAAATTCTTCCCGAAACACATCAATTGGTTTATTGGACTTTGCGTCGTTTTAACATTGATATTCAATATTTTTCCACATTATTACCCTAATGGACAAGGCGGTTATGTGGCTTTTTATATGGCGGTTTTTCTGATTGGAAATAGAATGAAAGGCAAGAAGATCTCAACCAAAATTATTCCCGTTTTGTACGGATTGGTCGCAATTGCTTTGGCTTGGATGTTCTGGAATTATGGAAGCGATATTTTCTATAAGATCAATAAACAAAAGTTCCCGCCGAAAATTCCTTACATCATTTGGACCTTATTCTCATTGGTAACACTTTTCGTATTCTACAACCGATTGAAGATCACGAAACCAAATTTCGTAACCAATGTCGGACAAAATGCGATCTTTTTCTATTTCGCCCAAGGGATGAGTTCCTCGTTGATTTATTTTCTTGTCGTTCCTATGAAAGATTCGATGAGTTGGTGGCTGTTGGTTTTGATCATTTATCCGCTCAATATTTTATTGGCATTCCTGATTTCGATTGGTTTGAAAAAAGTGGATGATTTCGGTTGGAAAGTTCTAGAATTTTTAAGAGCTAAAACAGCTTCAAAGAATCCATAA